The Peromyscus eremicus chromosome 2, PerEre_H2_v1, whole genome shotgun sequence genome includes the window GTGGGCTCAAAAATCACAGacattcacctgcctttgcctctgcctcctagtgctggaattaaaggtgtggaccaccatgcccagctttttagtccccccccccccctttttgagccaggatttctccatgtagccctggctgtcctagaacttaatctgcctctgccttccaagcgctgggattaaagatgtgcgccaccactgcccggcttttctAGTTCCTTTTCAACAATGGGAGTGTGAAGGAGGACCCCAGAGCTCTATTAATGAGGTGAttttgtttcatgtgaggcgCTGTCTCATTTCCAGACTGGCTGGGACTCAGTGTGCAGCCCAGGCCACCTTCAAACTCACGCCAatctccagctgcctctgccccctgcatGCTGACAGTACAAGCATGCATGTCCATGCCTActgtcatttattattattatatttttatgtatatgggtgtttggcctgcatgtatgtctgtgtgtgcctggtgtccatggaagccagagagagTGTTGTACCCTctgactggagttacacatggttgtgagctatcatgtgggtgggtgctgggaatcgaatccagatcctctggaagagctctaACCAATGAACAATTTCTCCAAcccctggaactatgtagaccaggctggccagggactcacagagatccacctgcctctgcctcttgagtgctgatgTTAAAGGTGTatgacaccatgcccagctaaccCCATTAATGtcaatgcatatgtgtgtgtgtgtgtgtgtgtgtgtgtgtgtgtgtgtgtgtgtattggacaGCTTAGGCTATcctgtacgtgtgcatgtgtatgtgtgtgtatacgggGATACACATAGGACACAGATGtgtatagaagtcagaggacaactttgggggcCATTACTAAATAAAAAAGGGTAACTTGAATACAAATCCTGCTCCACCACAGTTGCTATAAAAACCAAGTGACTAATGGCGTACACGATACTGACACTCTGGACTATGGGATGAGTCACATCTGCCGGTCCGATTGCACACTACTCAAACCAATGCACATGTTTACAATTGTTTGTTTCCAGAACTTTCCCTTTCCTATTTTCACACTGCTATTGATTTTGGGGAACCGGACCGTGGAGAACGGTGCTGCTGGTGATGGGGAGAAGGGGCCACTCAGTCTGACTCCAGAAGGGCCTTTGGGAGATGGATGTGTGAAGAGCCTGCTTTGAACAGCGCTTCACACAGTAAAGGGTGGTCCACACCCCTCCTCAGCCCCCAACTTCTAGCCTCGCTCACCCCAAACTGCAGAGTCTGGGTGGGATGGAATGGAAAGCTAAGGGCCACCGGGACGAGTAACCTTTATGGTTCTAGCCATTTTCCTTAACAACTGGCCACCATTTTCCTTAACAACTGGACCACCAGGCTCCCACTCTTGGTGGCCatgcaggaaacaggaaggccCAGGGATTTCTCCTGGGCCTTCGTCCTCCAGGCAGTGGAGCAGACTGGAAGCAGCCGGGGCAGACATGGTTCTCGTTCTGTGCGGGGTGTGTTGGGCACAGTGGACAATGAAGATGTCACAGAAGAAGagccctccccgcccccatctcACGCTTAGAGAGGGCCAGTGACAAGTCTCAGCAATATAacgtcaattttatttttaaaaaaacaaagcccaATCCATCTGCCCCGTCTCCAGAGGGATCTAGCAAAGACCTCAGGAAGGGCCAGCTCCAGCCAAGCAGGGCTCAGTCAGGTGTCAAAGTAGCCACCAGGCCCATGGGCTCTGCTCTCTCAGCCCCTTTCCTTTGCTCCTGGCAAGAGGAGTCACCTGAACCTTGGCTCCTACAAACTCTGCTGCatctgagggagaggagaggcagggctGTGGACATGCAGGGCCTCCTGGCAGCCATAGAGGGCTGCTGTCTGGGCCCAGGCTGTGTGAGACAGGCCGCTGGGCATGGGCGGATGCGTGAGAAGGAGGCATGCACAGACACCTAATGTTCCCGTTTCCCTGTGCGGTGAGGACAGTGTTCAAAAACGAACAAGGGTGGCCGGGCACTCACGACCCCCAGGGGGCCCTGACCATCTGCCCAGGTCCCTGGCCCAGGAAAGGAAGATGGTATGCTCGCCCTCCTGGTCTCTTTGCTCCCCCTTAAACGGATGCTTTTATTCTCATGGCCACCCTGAGCAGGTGGTGAGGACTAAGATGTCTACAGAGCCCACAGGGCTCAGACCTTCTGCCCCAGTGACCTCTAGTCACTCCCAGTTGGGCAGGATGCCCAGAGCGCTAGGCACCCACTCTGATCCCTGTCTCGAGCCACACTAGGAGTGGGCCGTAGAGGCCCGTGGACACGTGGCTCCGaaacagcatggtggcacaccacGGTGTTCATGCTGGTCAGCCTGCCTCCTTCTAGCCTGCCTGCAGTGCTGCCCAGCCACGCCTCAGCACCAGGGGTCCCGGGAGGCTCTGCCTCGGCAGAGACTGTCACTCCGCTGCCAGGCGCTGTGGATCAGGCTCAGGGCGTCTTCGAATTTCTGCTTGATGGAAGCTTCGTGGATCGCCTTGTGAGGGAGGTCTACCTGTGGCAGACAAGCAGGGAGCATAAAAGCTGCTGGGGGCTTTCCCAGGAGCCATGGAAGAGCTCGGGGCCCTGCACACCCCGTTGGGAGCATCGTCCATGTTGTGAGTTTCCCTTCTGCTCCTCATACAGACCCCAAACTCTCAGGTCTAGCTGGAATTCACTGGGCATGTATCTGTCTTTGACTGTTCTCCACCTCAGGCTCAGTTTAGAGCTCTCCCAGAACCACAGCAGGTAGGGAGCGCATGCGCAGAATAGTCCCTCTCCCCAGGTATGGTGGCAgagcatgcctttcatcccaggagccagaggcaggggttccctgtgaattccaggctagccagagttgtataataagaccttgtctcaaaaacaaacaaacaaaccaaaaaccaaaaaaacccaacaacaacaaaacaaaaaccaaaagctaCTACCTCTCGGGGCTCTGGGAAAGAGGAGGTCCTGTCTTGCTTGTGTCTTGCCAGGCCTAGCACGAGCCCCCCAGCTCCTGGTGGCATTTGTAGCCTTTGACAGACTAGCCGACCCTGGGACTTGTCCCTCTGGTTCTAAGTCTCTGGGTCTGTCTCAGGGTTGTTTGCAAATTGCTGCCCCTAGCACCCTGTGGGTGAGGCCAGGCCCCAAGAACGGCTAGGTACCTGGTAGATGGCTTTCCAGCCAGAGCTCAGGGCAGTCAGAAACCGGTCCAGTTCGGAAGTGCAACTCAGATAGATGACCCAGGGTTGAAGCAGCTGTGGGCTGTCCTGGGAGAATTCCTAGGGACAGCAGGTCCCTGGTAAGTATGCACAGATTTCCTCGGGCAGGGTCTGCGCCCTCATTCCCACCCAGCTCACCAGGACACAGTACTCCTTGCCCAGCTCTGTGGAGATGGCACTGATGTCAGCCAGCCTGGCCGTGCCCAGAGAGCGAAAGAAGCTGGTTTGGCAATCCTCGTGGCATGTGAAGAGGCGGTCCTCGGTGATTACCAGGCAGCAAGGGATACAGGGGCTGGGAGCCACCCCCTGGGGTATGACCTGGATATGGGCAGAAAGTGGGAGAGGCAAGCTGTTTCTCCCATTAGACTGTCTACCTTAGCAGtgtagggaggggagggggaacgGTCCAAGTACAAAGTGCCCTGAATGTGCGTTCATTCCTGGGCTGTCCCCTAGGGTCTACCATCTTGGCCCTCCCAGGCTTCTCTGTGACTGGTGTGTTTGGGGGTTGGACCCTGGAGATCCGGACGGGCCAGGCTGGGCAGATGGCGGAAGCGGGGGCACTTACTCCTTTGGACACGGCCTGGCAGAGATGCTGCATCCAGTCAGCCATCTCAGCCTCGCTGTCAGCACTTAGCTCCAGGCAGGGCCGGTCAGCCAGAATGACCTGGAAGGCGTGGGGCCGATCTGTGGTGTTGGATCTCCGGCAGCCACCGCACTGCTCCCCCCTGGGCCAGAGGAGGAGGGTGAAACGGGAGTGAGTGGCTGGAGTGGGAGCGCCTGGGGTTGGCTGAGGTGTGCGGACACTGGGCCTCGCGCTCGGGCTCTAGGTACATTTACAGACGCTTGGCAACCTCTCATTTCTGTgtaacagtttttttgttgttttatttcttttgagacagggtctcatgtagcccaggctggcccggaacttgttatgtagcagaggatggcccggaactcctgagcctcctgcctctactctccACATGGGATTAGAAGGTTGCACGACAATCTGTATCTCCAGAATGGCCAAGATCCCCGGGGGCACCCAAACATAGGTAGGTGAGAGGTCACAAAGCCACTCACTGCTCCTGCTCAGAACCAGTGCCCACTGACCCACTTCCTCTGCAGTCTGCCTCTCACTGGGTGGGGACTTGCTGGGAAGGGGCTCCCTTCTTTTGCCAGAGGGTGCCTCCTCATTCACCCTGCCTCCATGGCTCCTTACAGCTTGCAAACTCCAAGATGCTGGCCGGGGGTTGCTGGATAAGGTGCGGTGAGGGACAGACGGTCAGCAGttcctggcctcagactcagctAGAGCTGACCTCCAAGCAGGACACCTAGCCATGACACCTACCTGCCTAGTACCCTCTTCCTGGGACACTTACCCCATGTTCACCGACAGCAGGGGGATGACGTCAGTGCGGTCCGGATACTGGTAGAGGATCCCGTTGCTACAGGGTCACAATACAGTGAGGTGAGGCCTGGCTAAGAAgaccccggggggggggggtccctcaTAAACTGCCTGGGAACCAGGGACCTGCTTTCTATGGAGGGGGCAAGAAAGGAACctgagaggggctggggagaacaCTGCCGCTTCCTGGGCACGGTTGAAGCTCTGTCACCAGGGCTGGCTCAGGCACCTGGGAATCCTGTGCCCTGAGAACTGACCGACCACCCAGCTCTGTGGGGAAGGGAGGCATCTGCCCTTGGGCCTCTCCTGCTAGGGACCTGACACACCCCCTGGGCCCACACCTCTGGGCTCCCACCTGAGCACCACGAAGCAGGTCTTCCAGTGTTCCTTGCCTAGATAGGAGGTGCCAGCCTTGTAGTGCAGCATGCCTTCTTTGGTGATGGTGCCTTCAGGGGGGGAGCAGTGGCAGGGGACAGGGCCCAGGGCCTCGTCCATGGGGTCCTCCCAGTGCACAAGCCCATAGAAATGCACAGTCACAGTGGATGGCTGGGGTTCAGACAACAGACGAGCAGTTAAGGCCTCGGCGGAGCCTCGGCTCACCCACGACCCAGCCCCAGGAGCCGTGACAAGGTAACCTCAGGCCACAGACAAGTGGGCAAGAGGACAGGGTCCAGAGGAGGAAAGTCCTTCCCACGAGGTGACTGAGGAACATGAGGGGCGCCATTTGTACCGTTTAGCCTTAATCCAAGGCACGCCACTGTTGGTGCGCCACCCCAGCCACTGACCTCACATTTGGATTCCTGGGCGACAAATTTAGCCAGTGCCAACTTCTCCATGGTGGCATCAGTCAGGATGCTCGGGTAGGGTGGTTCCCGGCAGCCTTTGATCATGGCTGACCTCAGAGACGCCAAGAAGAGCCTGGGCAGGGGTTGCGGTTTGCAGTCAGAGGCCTGGGGATAGGCCCTCCGTGGACAGGGCTCTGTCCTGAGCGCTCTGGGCCCAGCGGGCTAACAGAAACTAGGGCTGAGGATGCTGCGATCAGGGCAGCAGTGGGCGATGATGAGGTCAGAGCCCTGCATCACTGGACGGTGCCCAGAAAAGGCCTGACCATTCCTAGTGTCCAAAGGGCCTTGGATTCTCAAAGTGTTGGCCAGTAGGACTTGACTATTCCAATCAGTACAGATATGACCTCGTCACGTGTAATTCTCATGTCTATAGTCCTGGGGCATACCCAGGACAACAGTCTGGCTCTTGGGTCTCACCCGCTCATTGGACCTCACACCAGCTCCTTTCCTCTCCACGAGTCCTGAGGGGCTGAGGTCACCTGGGCTGACGTGAGTCAGTTGGTCAGTGACTGTCCACTTCCCTGCCTCTCTGAGCAGACCACAGGCTCTTAGGGGAAGAGATGGGTGTCTGCTTCTCCCCCCAGCCAGGGCCATGCCCATGGAAGTCGCTGATTCTCCTGTCCTACTGAGGGGTGGGGGCTGACACTCACTCAGCCAGGGCCACGTCAGCCGTATCCAGCAGAAGCTGCTTCCTGCGGTTGGTGCACACCAGCCTGACAGTCTGTTGGTCGAGGCCAACCTGCCAGAAACCACACAGGGCTTGGCCACTGCCCAGCACAAGGGGCATCATGGCCAGATTGAGGGTTGACTGGGATCCAGAAGGGAGGAACCACACATTTGGGGTCTGATCAAGATCTGGGGTCTGGCAGGAGTGAGGGAAGCTGGTCAGAGACCTGGTGCAGGAAGAGGCGTCTCTGCACTTGACTCCTGTCTCCAGCATGTGCACAGAGGCCTCTGTGGATGGCAGTGCCCATACCCAGGATGGACCTTGCTCTGCAGCTCTAAGCATGGGTGGCCTGAGAAGCCTCGTACCTAGGAGGGTACACCAACCACAGAGCCTGCACTCACCGACACATAGTCAAGTTCATTGTAAGAAACGGCCTCTTCCACCAGGTATGGCTTCTCTGTGGCCCCTGAGAGAGGAGACCACAAGACCTATTACCCTGGCTGGCCTTTTTCCCCTCCCGCAGCCTCATTTTCTAAGACCCAGCCCCCTTACGGAGAAGACCCCCTCCTTACCCTGCAACGTGAAGTGACAGTgtagcagacagacagacagggtgcTCAGCCCAGCTAGCAACACCTCCCGTGGGACACCTTGTCATTAGTGCGTGCTttagtgggagtgggggagggctgggggaggggagctcaAGCCCACCCACTCTGGCCTGGGGCGGCAGGCACCTTTCCGAAGCAGGTAGACGTAGCAGTCCGTGAGCAGCACATACAGGAGCTGCAGGTTACCCTCCATGTGCCCGGTGCTCATCCGGATCATCTAGGAGCCGAAGCAAACGGGCGTCAGCTTGAGCTCCCGCTCTGCCGGACCTGCACGCACACTCAACAGTGTGGCTGTCCCGGCCCGCCTCCGCTGTACTGCTTGATCGTTCCCCAGTTCGGGGACTTACTTTGAACAACTGCTCTTCGTTTTCTCTAAAGACATGGATCATCAGCAGGAGTAAGTGATTGTTGTCTACTCTGTGACAGGGACAAGGGTAGGGAGGAGCAGGGGTCAGGCAGGAGGTGACCTGCCTTTCCACCTCCCATCCCTGCTGGACTGGCAGATCCTGCAGCAGGTGTAGACAGCCCTCACCTGAACTCTGAGGGGTGTGTCATCTCCGAAGGGCTCCCCTGGCCCTCGTCTACCCCGGAGTCCTCAGCGCTGCTCAGACACGGACTGGGCTGGTCTCGCTTGAGCTTGCAAAGGGCTTCCTGGGTTCCAAGTTCAGGCTGGGACACAGGTTCAGGCACAGGCTCCTCGCTGACCGGTGGCACCTGGGTGTCCTGCTCCTGAGGCTCCGGCTCCTGAGGCTCCCCTTGCATGTCCTCTAGGGGCTGAGATGCctgcccttctcctcttcctccctcttcttggAGAGCAGTCTCAGGGCGACCAGGAACATGCAGCGGTTGGCTAGGCCCTGCAGGGTCATGGTGGCCGCCACCTGGTGCAACAGTACTTGGACTCTCGACCGTAAAGCGGTAGAAGTCCATTGGGGCTGGAAGCCCCTCACTAAAGTCGCAAAATGGTGGTTTCTCCGGGGCCTCCCCGGGAGAGCCGGTCCGAAAGGACTGATCTGGGGGATCAGTGTGGGAGGACCATGTGCTGGGGTCCAGCTGTCCATGGAGCTTGTCAATGACCTTGCTCAGGGGCTGTCCCAGGCACTCCATGGAGGTGTCCTTCATCTCGGGGATCAGCAAGCCCATCTGGCTGAGCTCTGAGGGTTCACTGCTCTCAGCTGCACTACTGGACCCTTCCCCTTGCTCCTGCG containing:
- the Plekhm2 gene encoding pleckstrin homology domain-containing family M member 2 isoform X1 gives rise to the protein MEPREVKDRILENISLSVKKLQSYFAACEDETPAIRNHDKVLQRLCEHLDHALLYGLQDLSSGYWVLVVHFTRREAIKQIEVLQHVATNLGRSRAWLYLALNENSLESYLRLFQENLGLLQKYYVRNALVCSHDHLTLFLTLVSGLEFIRFDLDLDAPYLDLAPYMPDYYKPQYLLDFEDRLPSSVHGSDSLSLNSFNSVTSTNLEWDDSAIAPSSEDYDFGDVFPAVPSVPSTDWEDGDLTDTISGPRSTASDLTSSKASTKSPTQRHNPFNEEQPDAVSSSDTTPVHTTSQEKEEAQAPDQPDACTELEVIRVTKKKKIGKKKKTKLDEEASAPHPTSSHQKCPRQGDGDGLVGTPSLGQDLPDTTLTSPQEQGEGSSSAAESSEPSELSQMGLLIPEMKDTSMECLGQPLSKVIDKLHGQLDPSTWSSHTDPPDQSFRTGSPGEAPEKPPFCDFSEGLPAPMDFYRFTVESPSTVAPGGGHHDPAGPSQPLHVPGRPETALQEEGGRGEGQASQPLEDMQGEPQEPEPQEQDTQVPPVSEEPVPEPVSQPELGTQEALCKLKRDQPSPCLSSAEDSGVDEGQGSPSEMTHPSEFRVDNNHLLLLMIHVFRENEEQLFKMIRMSTGHMEGNLQLLYVLLTDCYVYLLRKGATEKPYLVEEAVSYNELDYVSVGLDQQTVRLVCTNRRKQLLLDTADVALAELFLASLRSAMIKGCREPPYPSILTDATMEKLALAKFVAQESKCEPSTVTVHFYGLVHWEDPMDEALGPVPCHCSPPEGTITKEGMLHYKAGTSYLGKEHWKTCFVVLSNGILYQYPDRTDVIPLLSVNMGGEQCGGCRRSNTTDRPHAFQVILADRPCLELSADSEAEMADWMQHLCQAVSKGVIPQGVAPSPCIPCCLVITEDRLFTCHEDCQTSFFRSLGTARLADISAISTELGKEYCVLEFSQDSPQLLQPWVIYLSCTSELDRFLTALSSGWKAIYQVDLPHKAIHEASIKQKFEDALSLIHSAWQRSDSLCRGRASRDPWC
- the Plekhm2 gene encoding pleckstrin homology domain-containing family M member 2 isoform X3; the protein is MEPREVKDRILENISLSVKKLQSYFAACEDETPAIRNHDKVLQRLCEHLDHALLYGLQDLSSGYWVLVVHFTRREAIKQIEVLQHVATNLGRSRAWLYLALNENSLESYLRLFQENLGLLQKYYVRNALVCSHDHLTLFLTLVSGLEFIRFDLDLDAPYLDLAPYMPDYYKPQYLLDFEDRLPSSVHGSDSLSLNSFNSVTSTNLEWDDSAIAPSSEDGDLTDTISGPRSTASDLTSSKASTKSPTQRHNPFNEEQPDAVSSSDTTPVHTTSQEKEEAQAPDQPDACTELEVIRVTKKKKIGKKKKTKLDEEASAPHPTSSHQKCPRQGDGDGLVGTPSLGQDLPDTTLTSPQEQGEGSSSAAESSEPSELSQMGLLIPEMKDTSMECLGQPLSKVIDKLHGQLDPSTWSSHTDPPDQSFRTGSPGEAPEKPPFCDFSEGLPAPMDFYRFTVESPSTVAPGGGHHDPAGPSQPLHVPGRPETALQEEGGRGEGQASQPLEDMQGEPQEPEPQEQDTQVPPVSEEPVPEPVSQPELGTQEALCKLKRDQPSPCLSSAEDSGVDEGQGSPSEMTHPSEFRVDNNHLLLLMIHVFRENEEQLFKMIRMSTGHMEGNLQLLYVLLTDCYVYLLRKGATEKPYLVEEAVSYNELDYVSVGLDQQTVRLVCTNRRKQLLLDTADVALAELFLASLRSAMIKGCREPPYPSILTDATMEKLALAKFVAQESKCEPSTVTVHFYGLVHWEDPMDEALGPVPCHCSPPEGTITKEGMLHYKAGTSYLGKEHWKTCFVVLSNGILYQYPDRTDVIPLLSVNMGGEQCGGCRRSNTTDRPHAFQVILADRPCLELSADSEAEMADWMQHLCQAVSKGVIPQGVAPSPCIPCCLVITEDRLFTCHEDCQTSFFRSLGTARLADISAISTELGKEYCVLEFSQDSPQLLQPWVIYLSCTSELDRFLTALSSGWKAIYQVDLPHKAIHEASIKQKFEDALSLIHSAWQRSDSLCRGRASRDPWC
- the Plekhm2 gene encoding pleckstrin homology domain-containing family M member 2 isoform X2 yields the protein MGKLKIGCQLPKLQSYFAACEDETPAIRNHDKVLQRLCEHLDHALLYGLQDLSSGYWVLVVHFTRREAIKQIEVLQHVATNLGRSRAWLYLALNENSLESYLRLFQENLGLLQKYYVRNALVCSHDHLTLFLTLVSGLEFIRFDLDLDAPYLDLAPYMPDYYKPQYLLDFEDRLPSSVHGSDSLSLNSFNSVTSTNLEWDDSAIAPSSEDYDFGDVFPAVPSVPSTDWEDGDLTDTISGPRSTASDLTSSKASTKSPTQRHNPFNEEQPDAVSSSDTTPVHTTSQEKEEAQAPDQPDACTELEVIRVTKKKKIGKKKKTKLDEEASAPHPTSSHQKCPRQGDGDGLVGTPSLGQDLPDTTLTSPQEQGEGSSSAAESSEPSELSQMGLLIPEMKDTSMECLGQPLSKVIDKLHGQLDPSTWSSHTDPPDQSFRTGSPGEAPEKPPFCDFSEGLPAPMDFYRFTVESPSTVAPGGGHHDPAGPSQPLHVPGRPETALQEEGGRGEGQASQPLEDMQGEPQEPEPQEQDTQVPPVSEEPVPEPVSQPELGTQEALCKLKRDQPSPCLSSAEDSGVDEGQGSPSEMTHPSEFRVDNNHLLLLMIHVFRENEEQLFKMIRMSTGHMEGNLQLLYVLLTDCYVYLLRKGATEKPYLVEEAVSYNELDYVSVGLDQQTVRLVCTNRRKQLLLDTADVALAELFLASLRSAMIKGCREPPYPSILTDATMEKLALAKFVAQESKCEPSTVTVHFYGLVHWEDPMDEALGPVPCHCSPPEGTITKEGMLHYKAGTSYLGKEHWKTCFVVLSNGILYQYPDRTDVIPLLSVNMGGEQCGGCRRSNTTDRPHAFQVILADRPCLELSADSEAEMADWMQHLCQAVSKGVIPQGVAPSPCIPCCLVITEDRLFTCHEDCQTSFFRSLGTARLADISAISTELGKEYCVLEFSQDSPQLLQPWVIYLSCTSELDRFLTALSSGWKAIYQVDLPHKAIHEASIKQKFEDALSLIHSAWQRSDSLCRGRASRDPWC